One segment of Candidatus Arsenophonus lipoptenae DNA contains the following:
- a CDS encoding single-stranded DNA-binding protein has translation MTSKGVNKVILIGNLGQNPEIRYMPNGGIVANFPLATSESWRDKQSGEIREKTEWHRIVIFGKLAEIAEEYLRKGSQVYIEGSLQTRKWQDQNGLDRYTTEVIVNIGGTMQMLGSRNVSQESITQNNISGNFDKPQKPQQPKQHSDANLNIDSNKENTDILTESIINFDDDIPF, from the coding sequence ATGACTAGTAAAGGTGTAAATAAGGTTATACTTATAGGTAATTTAGGACAAAACCCTGAAATTCGTTATATGCCAAATGGTGGTATTGTTGCAAATTTCCCCTTAGCTACTTCTGAAAGTTGGCGTGATAAACAAAGTGGAGAAATAAGAGAAAAAACAGAATGGCATCGTATTGTAATTTTTGGTAAATTGGCTGAAATAGCAGAAGAATATTTACGTAAGGGTTCACAAGTATATATAGAAGGATCATTGCAAACACGTAAATGGCAAGATCAAAATGGGTTAGATCGATACACTACAGAAGTTATAGTTAACATCGGTGGTACTATGCAAATGTTAGGTTCTAGAAATGTATCGCAAGAAAGCATAACACAAAATAATATTTCTGGAAATTTTGATAAACCACAAAAACCACAGCAACCTAAACAGCATAGTGATGCTAATTTAAATATAGATTCTAATAAAGAGAATACTGATATACTTACTGAGTCGATAATTAATTTTGATGATGATATTCCATTTTAA
- a CDS encoding MFS transporter, which translates to MHINYLSKYDHILFPLSLVLFEFTVYIANDMIQPAMLEIVKSFHVGVEWVPTSLTAYLAGGIFLQWLFGPLSDKKGRRPVMLLGVLFFIFSCLSILFVSNIKQFIFMRFLQGIGLCFIGTIGYATIQESFTETICVKIIALMANIALIAPLLGPLIGATLINILSWQTMFIIFAILALTSFIGLFFFMPETVLRKGEKLSIYMLWCDYKLVFKNLLFIYGAFAIGFVNLPLLSWIALSPLILINKENLQIFTYALLQIPVFGGLIIGNITLSYLTKKLTLIQLIKLGGNPIVIGLLISLFSVFYPSVTYLSITVGLSLYSFGLGIINSCLTRLTLFSSNISKGTVSAAMGIISMIIFVFGLEISKKVYLLGDTDAFNLLNLLSGLCWLILIILFIKKFLYKKNISNIKD; encoded by the coding sequence ATGCATATAAACTATTTATCAAAGTATGATCATATACTTTTTCCATTAAGCTTAGTGTTATTTGAATTTACTGTGTATATAGCTAATGATATGATTCAACCTGCTATGTTAGAAATTGTAAAAAGTTTTCATGTTGGGGTAGAATGGGTACCAACTTCTCTAACAGCATATTTGGCTGGAGGAATATTTCTACAATGGTTATTTGGTCCTTTATCAGATAAAAAAGGACGACGCCCAGTAATGCTTTTAGGTGTTCTTTTTTTTATTTTTAGCTGTTTAAGCATTTTATTTGTTTCAAATATTAAACAATTTATATTTATGCGATTTCTTCAAGGAATAGGATTATGTTTTATTGGTACTATTGGTTATGCAACGATACAAGAATCTTTTACTGAAACTATTTGCGTTAAAATTATTGCACTGATGGCTAATATTGCTTTAATAGCACCATTGTTAGGTCCATTAATAGGTGCAACATTAATTAATATTCTGTCTTGGCAAACGATGTTTATCATTTTTGCTATTTTAGCTCTAACCTCATTTATAGGTTTATTTTTTTTTATGCCAGAAACAGTCCTTAGAAAAGGAGAAAAATTATCTATTTATATGTTATGGTGTGATTATAAACTAGTATTTAAAAATTTACTATTTATTTATGGTGCATTTGCAATTGGTTTTGTAAATTTACCTCTACTTTCATGGATTGCACTCTCTCCACTTATTCTAATAAATAAAGAAAACCTTCAAATTTTTACTTATGCTTTATTACAAATACCTGTATTTGGAGGATTAATTATAGGGAATATAACATTAAGTTATTTAACAAAAAAATTGACATTAATTCAACTAATAAAATTAGGTGGTAACCCAATAGTTATTGGTTTATTAATTTCTTTATTTTCAGTATTTTATCCATCAGTAACTTATTTATCGATTACTGTTGGATTAAGTTTATATTCATTCGGTCTAGGCATAATAAATTCCTGTTTAACAAGATTAACGTTATTTTCTAGTAATATTAGTAAGGGAACAGTTTCCGCTGCCATGGGGATCATAAGTATGATAATATTCGTTTTTGGGTTAGAAATTTCTAAAAAAGTGTATCTATTAGGAGATACAGATGCTTTCAATCTATTAAATTTATTAAGTGGATTATGTTGGTTAATTTTAATAATATTATTTATTAAAAAATTTCTATATAAGAAAAACATATCTAATATAAAAGACTGA
- the lolC gene encoding lipoprotein-releasing ABC transporter permease subunit LolC, translating into MLHSTILYISLRYICGQMGNIFYRLISNLSTIGISIGVMSLTVVTAITNGFESLLQKNILEYIPHVILTTHYGNLNPNKYPVKNISHLQGIDRVDSIVKSDIILQSQLNIGLAIMIGININSSDPLLNYLEYINPEVLNTGSYNVILGIKLAEQLGVNKGDKLRLIVPGVNKFTPIGRIPNQRLFTVVGTFNTNGDTDSNTLLVNQEDAARLMDYPLGNITGWRLYLKKPLNIDQLSQQTLPTDIIWKDWREQKGEFFQAVKMENNMMKLLLSLIIIVAEFNIAISLSLLVMEKQSEVAILQTLGLNRFRIMIIFMLQGIFIGIIGSFIGVLLGLFIAKHINIIMKILGLLDNNIELPIYIDFVHVILIYISTVGISLLATLYPSWRAATIQPAEILRYE; encoded by the coding sequence ATGTTGCATTCTACTATCTTGTATATTAGTTTACGATATATTTGTGGACAAATGGGTAATATATTTTACCGATTAATATCAAATTTATCTACTATTGGCATTTCAATTGGTGTTATGTCATTAACTGTAGTTACTGCTATTACAAATGGTTTTGAATCATTATTACAAAAAAATATTTTAGAATATATACCACATGTTATTTTAACAACTCATTATGGGAATCTTAATCCAAATAAATATCCAGTAAAAAATATAAGTCACCTACAAGGGATAGATCGAGTAGATTCAATTGTAAAAAGTGACATTATCTTACAGAGCCAGTTAAATATAGGATTAGCAATTATGATTGGTATTAATATAAATTCATCAGATCCATTATTAAATTATCTAGAATACATTAATCCTGAAGTATTAAATACTGGTAGTTATAATGTTATTTTAGGTATAAAGTTGGCTGAACAACTAGGGGTAAATAAAGGAGATAAATTAAGATTAATTGTACCTGGTGTTAATAAATTTACTCCTATAGGAAGAATTCCAAATCAACGTTTATTTACCGTAGTTGGAACTTTTAATACTAATGGAGATACTGATAGTAATACATTATTAGTTAATCAAGAGGATGCTGCACGATTAATGGATTATCCTTTAGGTAACATCACTGGTTGGCGTCTTTATCTTAAAAAACCTTTAAATATTGATCAATTAAGCCAACAAACGTTACCAACAGATATAATATGGAAGGATTGGAGAGAACAGAAGGGTGAATTTTTTCAAGCAGTTAAAATGGAAAATAATATGATGAAATTGTTATTAAGTCTTATTATTATTGTAGCTGAATTTAATATTGCTATTTCACTATCATTATTAGTTATGGAAAAACAATCTGAAGTAGCTATTTTGCAAACATTAGGTTTAAATAGATTTAGAATCATGATTATTTTTATGTTACAGGGAATATTTATAGGAATTATTGGTAGTTTTATTGGAGTATTATTAGGTTTATTTATTGCAAAACATATTAATATAATAATGAAAATATTAGGTTTATTAGATAATAATATAGAATTACCGATATATATAGATTTTGTTCATGTGATTCTAATATATATATCAACTGTTGGTATTTCATTATTAGCTACACTTTATCCATCTTGGCGTGCAGCAACCATCCAACCAGCAGAAATTTTACGTTATGAATAA
- a CDS encoding NCS2 family permease, which yields MFIKNIYSDSNNKLNDFFKIQQRHSTTCREIIAGFTVFLSMVYSVIVIPNMLGQAGFPKTTVFIATCMISGFGSLLMGLWANLPMAIGCAISLTALIAFNLIISQGLSIPIILGAIFLMGCCFTLISITNIRSFILRNTPMGISQGIGIGIGLFLILIAANSIGLVIKNNQDGLPISLGQFSSFPVIISLIGLAVISGLEKRKIPGGVLIVIITISILGLIFDPKVKYYGLFKLPTIGVNGLSLLFNMDIIGALDPVVLPNLFALIITAIFDATGTIRAVASQANLLDEKNQIINGDKAIISDSISSIFAGILGTSPAAVYIESAAGTAVGGKTGLTAVVVGLLFLLIIFLSPISYLVPAYATAPALMYVGLLMLSNIKKLNFNDLIDTISGLLCGVFILLTCNIVTGIMIGFACLVIGRFCAGEWHKLTLGAILIAVILITFYISGLAIVV from the coding sequence ATGTTTATTAAAAATATTTACTCAGATAGTAATAATAAATTGAATGATTTTTTTAAAATACAGCAACGCCATTCCACAACTTGTCGTGAAATTATTGCTGGTTTTACTGTTTTTTTATCAATGGTATACTCTGTGATAGTTATACCAAATATGTTAGGTCAAGCTGGTTTTCCAAAAACAACAGTTTTTATTGCTACTTGTATGATCTCTGGATTTGGATCATTATTAATGGGATTATGGGCTAATTTGCCAATGGCTATAGGTTGTGCTATTTCATTAACTGCATTAATAGCATTTAACTTAATTATTAGTCAAGGATTAAGTATTCCTATTATTTTAGGTGCCATTTTTTTAATGGGATGTTGTTTTACATTAATCTCTATTACTAATATACGTAGTTTTATATTACGAAATACGCCGATGGGGATTTCTCAGGGTATAGGAATTGGTATAGGATTATTTTTAATATTAATAGCTGCTAACAGCATTGGGTTAGTAATCAAAAATAATCAAGATGGGTTACCAATATCTCTTGGACAATTTAGTTCTTTTCCTGTGATTATATCTCTTATTGGTTTAGCTGTTATTTCCGGTTTAGAAAAAAGAAAGATACCTGGTGGGGTATTAATAGTTATCATTACAATTTCTATTTTAGGTTTGATATTTGATCCAAAAGTAAAATATTATGGTTTATTTAAACTGCCAACTATTGGTGTAAATGGTTTATCATTATTATTTAATATGGATATTATTGGTGCATTGGATCCAGTTGTTTTACCTAATTTATTTGCATTAATTATTACAGCTATTTTTGATGCTACCGGGACAATTAGGGCAGTAGCTAGTCAAGCCAATCTTTTAGATGAAAAAAATCAAATTATTAATGGTGATAAAGCGATAATATCAGATTCAATAAGTAGCATCTTTGCTGGTATCCTTGGTACTTCTCCAGCAGCAGTATATATTGAATCTGCAGCAGGTACTGCAGTTGGTGGTAAAACTGGATTAACTGCAGTAGTAGTTGGCTTATTATTTTTATTGATCATATTTTTATCACCTATATCTTATTTAGTGCCAGCTTATGCAACAGCTCCAGCATTAATGTATGTAGGTTTATTAATGTTAAGTAATATTAAAAAACTAAATTTTAATGATTTGATTGATACTATTTCTGGTTTACTTTGTGGAGTTTTTATTTTATTAACTTGTAATATTGTAACTGGTATTATGATTGGGTTTGCTTGCTTAGTTATTGGTCGTTTTTGTGCTGGGGAATGGCATAAATTAACTTTAGGTGCTATTTTAATAGCAGTGATATTAATCACATTTTACATTAGTGGTTTAGCTATAGTGGTTTAG